Proteins encoded in a region of the Drosophila sechellia strain sech25 chromosome 2L, ASM438219v1, whole genome shotgun sequence genome:
- the LOC6613668 gene encoding voltage-dependent calcium channel type D subunit alpha-1 isoform X2, whose translation MNTGDRKEQASLTPQQQQSPQQSEQQQPITRHDALDSSSANNKLNHKHNNDKDKDTTSDKNWEAGRDLLPASVVIVDESCATKSQKQPIEPSIVSRSGATSSSQRRRQLQFQRQKEAKLYDRGDGDREREREREASTSTSTSTSASTTTTNTVMGGGELVNCIAYDDNTLVIERKPSPSSPSTSRRYLKAETPTRGSRKYNRKSSAKSDLEVVVVKPEHHHQHRSPTITLPVPANPLTTSASAGSSPTGAGLGAGLGTASGTVLQQSCSALDPPDDPNQPSGTRRRPTSTELALSNVTSQIVNNATYKLDFKQRRRKSNNGGSESGSLTGIATGPATSPAAAGPTSSSGKRRKSSCTSCGGGGISAPPPRLTPEEAWQLQPQNSVTSAGSTNSSFSSGGGRDDNSSYSAVGGDSSSSNSCNCDITGDNSTLHGFGVGDVCSFIADCDDNSEDDDGDPNNQDLSSQTLRTAAIVAAVAAAAKEQAQEQSLADCESFSDRRQDADEDVRIIQDSCGGNNDSLEDVGEVDDNADVVVRKNSRNRPSIRRTCRITEEDDDEDENADYGDFDREDQELDDEEPEGTTIDIDEQEQQHDQGDSAEEEDDDEDVDEYFEEEEDDTQAFSPFYSSSAELIDNFGGGAGKFFNIMDFERGASGGGGFSPNGNGGPGSGDVSRTARYDSGEGDLGGGNNIMGIDSMGIANIPETMNGTTIGPSGAGGQKGGAAAGAAGQKRQQRRGKPQPDRPQRALFCLSVKNPLRALCIRIVEWKPFEFLILLTIFANCIALAVYTPYPGSDSNVTNQTLEKVEYVFLVIFTAECVMKILAYGFVLHNGAYLRNGWNLLDFTIVVIGAISTALSQLMKDAFDVKALRAFRVLRPLRLVSGVPSLQVVLNSILKAMVPLFHIALLVLFVIIIYAIIGLELFSGKLHKACRDEITGEYEENIRPCGVGYQCPPGYKCYGGWDGPNDGITNFDNFGLAMLTVFQCVTLEGWTDVLYSIQDAMGSDWQWMYFISMVILGAFFVMNLILGVLSGEFSKERNKAKNRGDFQKLREKQQIEEDLRGYLDWITQAEDIEPDAVGGLISDGKGKQPNEMDSTENLGEEMPEVQMTESRWRKMKKDFDRVNRRMRRACRKAVKSQAFYWLIIVLVFLNTGVLATEHYGQLDWLDNFQEYTNVFFIGLFTCEMLLKMYSLGFQGYFVSLFNRFDCFVVIGSITETLLTNTGMMPPLGVSVLRCVRLLRVFKVTKYWRSLSNLVASLLNSIQSIASLLLLLFLFIVIFALLGMQVFGGKFNFDGKEEKYRMNFDCFWQALLTVFQIMTGEDWNAVMYVGINAYGGVSSYGALACIYFIILFICGNYILLNVFLAIAVDNLADADSLSEVEKEEEPHDESAQKKSHSPTPTIDGMDDHLSIDIDMEQQELDDEDKMDHETLSDEEVREMCEEEEEVDEEGMITARPRRMSEVNTATKILPIPPGTSFFLFSQTNRFRVFCHWLCNHSNFGNIILCCIMFSSAMLAAENPLKANDDLNKVLNKFDYFFTAVFTIELILKLISYGFVLHDGAFCRSAFNLLDLLVVCVSLISLVSSSNAISVVKILRVLRVLRPLRAINRAKGLKHVVQCVIVAVKTIGNIVLVTCLLQFMFAVIGVQLFKGKFFKCTDGSKMTQDECYGTYLVYDDGDVHKPRLREREWSNNRFHFDDVAKGMLTLFTVSTFEGWPGLLYVSIDSNKENGGPIHNFRPIVAAYYIIYIIIIAFFMVNIFVGFVIVTFQNEGEQEYKNCDLDKNQRNCIEFALKAKPVRRYIPKHGIQYKVWWFVTSSSFEYTIFILIMINTVTLAMKFYNQPLWYTELLDALNMIFTAVFALEFVFKLAAFRFKNYFGDAWNVFDFIIVLGSFIDIVYSEIKSKDTSQIAECDIVEGCKSTKKSAGSNLISINFFRLFRVMRLVKLLSKGEGIRTLLWTFIKSFQALPYVALLIVLLFFIYAVVGMQVFGKIALDGGNAITANNNFQTFQQAVLVLFRSATGEAWQEIMMSCSAQPDVKCDMNSDTPGEPCGSSIAYPYFISFYVLCSFLIINLFVAVIMDNFDYLTRDWSILGPHHLDEFIRLWSEYDPDAKGRIKHLDVVTLLRKISPPLGFGKLCPHRMACKRLVSMNMPLNSDGTVLFNATLFAVVRTSLSIKTDGNIDDANSELRATIKQIWKRTNPKLLDQVVPPPGNDDEVTVGKFYATYLIQDYFRRFKKRKEQEGKEGHPDSNTVTLQAGLRTLHEVSPALKRAISGNLDELDQEPEPMHRRHHTLFGSVWSSIRRHGNGTFRRGAKATASQSNGALAIGGSASAALGVGGSSLVLGTVDPAGGDYLYDTLNRSVADGVNNITRNIMQARLAAAGKLQDELQGAGSGGELRTFGESISMRPLAKNGGGAATVAGTLPPEANAINYDNRNRGILLHPYNNVYAPNGALPGHERMIQSTPASPYDQRRLPTSSDMNGLAESLIGGVLAAEGLGKYCDSEFVGTAAREMREALDMTPEEMNLAAHQILSNEHSLSLIGSSNGSIFGGSAGGLGGAGSGGGLGGSSSIRNAFGGSGSGPSSLSPQHQPYSGTLNSPPIPDNRLRRVATVTTTNNNNKSQVSQNNSSSLNVRANANSQMNMSPTAQPVQQQSPQRGLGNPNYSS comes from the exons ATGAATACAG GAGACCGTAAGGAGCAAGCCTCGTTAAcaccgcaacagcaacaatcgCCGCAGCAGTCAGAGCAACAGCAACCAATTACCCGACACGATGCCTTGGATAGTTCTAGTGCTAACAATAAACTAAATCATAAACACAATAACGATAAGGATAAGGATACCACTAGCGATAAGAACTGGGAGGCGGGCAGAGATTTATTGCCGGCCAGTGTTGTCATCGTCGATGAATCATGTGCCACGAAAAGTCAGAAACAACCAATCGAGCCGAGCATTGTTTCGCGAAGTGGAGCCACCTCCTCATCGCAACGTCGCCGGCAATTGCAATTCCAGCGGCAAAAGGAGGCCAAACTTTATGACCGTGGAGATGGGGATCGGGAACGCGAACGAGAGCGGGAAGCCTCGACCTCGACCTCAACCTCGACCTccgcctccaccaccaccacgaaTACTGTGATGGGTGGCGGGGAGCTGGTGAACTGTATAGCCTACGATGACAACACCCTGGTCATCGAGAGGAAACCCTCGCCCTCCTCCCCGTCCACCAGCCGGCGTTATCTGAAGGCCGAAACGCCGACGCGTGGCAGTCGAAAGTACAACCGCAAGTCATCGGCGAAAAGTGATTTGGAAGTGGTCGTTGTCAAACCGGAACACCATCATCAGCATCGATCGCCGACGATAACGCTTCCGGTTCCGGCTAACCCACTTACCACATCGGCATCGGCGGGATCCTCGCCCACGGGAGCGGGATTGGGAGCCGGATTGGGAACTGCCTCGGGAACAGTCCTGCAGCAAAG CTGCAGTGCACTTGATCCGCCCGATGATCCGAATCAGCCCAGCGGGACCAGGAGGCGACCCACCAGCACCGAGCTCGCTCTCAGCAACGTCACCAGTCAGATTGTGAACAACGCCACCTACAAGCTAGACTTCAAGCAACGTCgtcgcaaaagcaacaacggAGGCAGTGAGTCAGGATCTCTAACCGGAATAGCCACAGGACCGGCGACAAGTCCCGCAGCAGCAGGACCAACCAGTTCCAGCGGCAAGCGGCGCAAGTCCAGTTGCACATCCTGCGGCGGAGGAGGCATCAGTGCCCCGCCCCCGAGACTAACGCCCGAGGAGGCGTGGCAACTGCAACCACAGAACAGTGTTACCAGTGCCGGCAGCACAAACAGTAGTttcagcagcggcggcggacGCGACGATAATAGTAGTTACAGTGCCGTCGGcggcgacagcagcagcagcaatagtTGCAACTGCGATATCACCGGTGATAACAGTACATTGCATGGTTTTGGCGTCGGCGACGTTTGTAGTTTTATCGCCGATTGTGACGACAATAGCGAGGACGACGACGGCGATCCGAATAACCAGGATCTCAGCTCGCAAACCCTGCGCACAGCGGCCATCGTAGCGGCAGTTGCGGCTGCAGCCAAGGAACAGGCCCAGGAGCAATCGCTCGCCGACTGCGAGAGCTTCAGCGATCGGCGGCAGGATGCCGATGAGGACGTCCGCATCATCCAGGATAGCTGCGGCGGCAACAACGACTCACTCGAAGACGTCGGCGAGGTGGACGACAACGCCGACGTTGTCGTGAGAAAGAACTCGAGGAATCGTCCCTCGATCAGAAGGACATGCAGGATAAccgaggaggacgacgacgaaGACGAGAACGCGGACTACGGTGATTTCGATCGGGAGGATCAAGAGCTAGACGACGAGGAGCCCGAGGGCACCACCATTGACATTGATGAGCAGGAACAGCAGCACGACCAAGGGGATTCCGCTGAAGAGgaagacgacgacgaggacgtCGACGAGTACtttgaggaggaggaggacgacacGCAGGCCTTTTCGCCATTCTACTCCAGTTCCGCGGAGCTAATTGATAATTTTGGTGGCGGTGCGGGCAAGTTCTTCAACATTATGGACTTCGAGCGTGGAGCCTCCGGCGGGGGAGGCTTTTCGCCAAACGGCAACGGTGGTCCCGGCAGCGGAGATGTTTCCCGGACGGCGAGATACGACTCGGGGGAGGGGGATCTGGGCGGTGGCAACAATATCATGG GCATCGATTCTATGGGCATTGCAAACATTCCGGAAACCATGAACGGCACGACAATTGGACCAAGTGGAGCTGGTGGCCAAAAaggtggtgctgctgcaggTGCCGCCGGCCAAAAGAGACAACAGCGCCGTGGAAAACCGCAACCAGACAGACCACAACGAGCATTATTTTGCCTGAGCGTCAAGAATCCCCTGCGAGCCTTGTGCATTCGCATCGTGGAGTGGAA ACCATTTGAGTTCCTTATTTTGTTAACCATTTTTGCCAACTGTATTGCCTTGGCTGTTTACACCCCTTATCCGGGCAGCGATTCAAACGTGACGAATCAAACCTTG GAAAAAGTTGAATATGTATTCCTAGTTATATTCACAGCGGAATGTGTTATGAAAATTTTAGCATATGGTTTTGTGTTACATAATGGTGCATATCTAAGAAATGGATGGAATTTATTAGATTTTACAATTGTAGTTATAGG GGCGATAAGTACTGCACTCTCCCAATTGATGAAGGACGCCTTTGATGTTAAGGCCCTACGTGCCTTTCGAGTGCTACGTCCACTGCGACTTGTATCGGGTGTACCAA GTCTACAGGTTGTGCTGAATTCAATTTTAAAGGCCATGGTGCCACTGTTTCACATTGCACTCCTGGTCCTATTCGTAATCATAATCTATGCAATCATTGGCCTAGAGCTCTTCTCTGGCAAATTGCACAAGGCGTGTCGCGATGAGATCACAG GTGAATACGAAGAAAACATCCGGCCCTGCGGAGTGGGTTACCAGTGTCCACCGGGCTACAAGTGCTACGGCGGATGGGATGGACCAAACGACGGCATCACCAACTTCGACAACTTCGGCCTGGCCATGTTGACGGTGTTCCAGTGCGTCACCCTTGAGGGCTGGACTGATGTCCTATATAGC ATCCAAGATGCAATGGGCAGCGATTGGCAGTGGATGTACTTCATTTCCATGGTTATCCTGGGTGCCTTCTTCGTGATGAATCTGATTCTCGGTGTGTTGTCCGGTGAGTTCTCCAAGGAGCGTAACAAGGCCAAGAACCGCGGCGACTTCCAGAAGCTGCGCGAGAAGCAGCAGATCGAAGAGGATCTGCGGGGCTATCTCGATTGGATTACCCAAGCCGAGGACATTGAACCAGACGCCGTTGGAGGTCTGATATCCGATGGCAAGGGCAAGCAGCCCAACGAAATGGATTCCACCGAGAACCTGGGCGAAGAAATGCCCGAGGTCCAAATGACTGAATCACGATGGCGCAAAATGAAGAAGGACTTCGATCGAGTCAATCGCCGAATGCGAAGGGCCTGTCGCAAGGCAGTCAAGTCCCAGGCCTTCTACTGGCTCATCATCGTTTTGGTGTTTCTCAACACAGGTGTCTTGGCCACGGAGCATTATGGCCAGCTGGATTGGCTGGATAATTTCCAGG agtACACCAACGTGTTCTTCATCGGTCTGTTCACCTGCGAAATGTTGTTGAAGATGTACAGCTTGGGCTTTCAGGGCTACTTCGTTTCGCTGTTCAAtcgttttgattgttttgtagTAATTGGCAGCATTACGGAAACCCTGCTAACGAACACGGGAATGATGCCTCCATTGGGTGTCTCCGTGCTGCGTTGTGTACGCCTCCTGAGAGTCTTCAAAGTAACTAA GTACTGGCGGTCTCTCTCAAATCTCGTCGCTTCCCTATTGAACTCTATACAATCGATTGCTTCACTTTTGTTACTGCTCTTCCTATTTATTGTGATATTTGCTCTGCTGGGCATGCAAGTTTTTGGcggtaaatttaattttgatggCAAAGAGGAGAAGTATCGAATGAACTTCGATTGCTTCTGGCAGGCTCTACTCACAGTGTTTCAG ATCATGACTGGTGAGGATTGGAATGCTGTGATGTATGTGGGCATTAATGCCTATGGCGGTGTGTCCTCCTATGGTGCCTTGGCCTGtatttactttattattttgttcaTATGCGGTAACTACATCCTGCTAAACGTGTTCTTGGCCATTGCTGTGGATAATTTGGCCGATGCCGACTCGCTCTCTGAGGTCGAAAAAGAAGAGGAACCT CACGATGAATCTGCTCAGAAGAAGTCTCATAGTCCGACTCCAACAATTGATGGCATGGATGATCATCTCAGCATAGATATCGATATGGAGCAACAGGAACTGGATGATGAAGACAAAAT GGACCATGAAACTCTATCAGACGAGGAAGTCCGTGAAATGTGtgaggaggaagaggaag TGGATGAAGAAGGCATGATTACAGCACGACCCCGACGTATGTCTGAGGTTAATACGGCAACGAAAATTCTACCCATACCGCCGGGCAcatcattttttcttttctcacAAACGAACAG ATTTCGCGTCTTCTGCCACTGGCTTTGCAATCACAGCAATTTCGGCAACATTATCCTGTGTTGCATTATGTTTTCATCGGCTATGTTGGCAGCAGAGAATCCTCTGAAAGCCAATGATGACCTGAATAAA GTGCTCaataaatttgattattttttcaCGGCAGTTTTCACAATAGAACTGATTCTGAAATTGATTTCATACGGCTTCGTATTACACGACGGAGCCTTTTGCAGATCCGCATTTAATCTATTAGATTTACTTGTGGTCTGCGTGTCATTGATATCTCTAGTGTCCAG TTCGAATGCGATTTCAGTCGTGAAAATTCTACGTGTGCTCCGTGTTTTAAGGCCACTCAGAGCCATTAATCGTGCCAAGGGACTGAAG CATGTTGTTCAATGTGTCATAGTCGCTGTTAAGACTATCGGAAATATTGTGCTCGTCACATGCCTACTGCAGTTCATGTTTGCCGTAATAGGAGTCCAATTGTTTAAG GGCAAGTTTTTCAAGTGCACAGATGGTTCCAAAATGACTCAAGATGAATGCTA CGGAACCTATTTGGTCTATGATGATGGCGATGTTCATAAGCCGCGACTCAGGGAACGGGAATGGAGTAACAATCGCTTCCATTTCGATGATGTGGCCAAGGGCATGTTGACATTATTCACGGTGTCCACCTTTGAGGGTTGGCCAGG TTTACTGTATGTTTCAATTGATTCGAATAAGGAAAACGGCGGTCCAATACACAACTTCCGTCCGATCGTAGCTGCCTACTATATAAtctacattattattattgcctTCTTCATGGTGAACATATTCGTCGGTTTCGTTATCGTCACTTTCCAAAATGAGGGTGAACAGGAATATAAGAATTGTGATCTGGATAAAAATCAGCGCAATTGCATAGAGTTTGCCTTGAAAGCGAAACCCGTTAGACGCTATATACCCAAGCATGGTATACAATATAAGGTCTGGTGGTTCGTCACGTCATCATCCTTCGAGTACACAATATTCATACTGATCATGATAAACACGGTAACACTGGCTATGAAGTTTTATAATCAGCCGTTGTGGTACACGGAACTTTTAGATGCTTTGAATATGATATTTACGGCGGTGTTTGCTttggaatttgtttttaaattagcCGCGTTTCGATTTAAG AACTACTTTGGAGATGCCTGGAACGTCTTCGATTTTATCATCGTTTTAGGCAGTTTCATTGACATTGTCTACTCCGAAATTAAG AGCAAGGATACCTCTCAGATAGCAGAATGCGACATTGTAGAGGGCTGCAAATCCACCAAGAAATCA GCTGGTTCAAATTTAATATCCATCAATTTCTTCCGACTGTTCCGTGTGATGCGACTCGTCAAGCTACTCAGCAAAGGCGAAGGCATTCGAACATTACTGTGGACTTTTATTAAATCCTTCCAAGCACTTCCATATGTAGCCCTGCTAATTGTGCTTCTATTTTTCATTTATGCAGTTGTGGGGATGCAG GTTTTCGGCAAAATTGCTCTAGATGGTGGCAACGCCATCACGGCCAATAACAATTTCCAAACGTTCCAGCAGGCTGTTTTAGTACTCTTCCGATCGGCCACCGGAGAAGCTTGGCAGGAAATTATGATGTCCTGCTCGGCGCAACCGGATGTGAAGTGCGATATGAATTCAGATACGCCGGGAGAACCATGCGGTTCCTCAATAGCCTATCCCTACTTTATTTCCTTCTATGTTCTCTGCTCGTTTTTG ATCATTAATCTTTTCGTGGCCGTCATTATGGACAACTTTGACTATCTGACTCGGGATTGGTCCATTTTGGGTCCCCATCACCTGGACGAGTTTATTCGTCTTTGGAGCGAGTACGATCCGGACGCCAAGGGGCGCATCAAACACTTGGATGTGGTCACATTGCTGAGAAAGATCTCCCCACCACTTGGCTTCGGCAAACTGTGTCCACATAGAATGGCCTGCAAGCGACTGGTTTCCATGAACATGCCCCTCAACTCAGATGGAACGGTTCTCTTCAATGCCACACTGTTTGCGGTGGTCCGCACTTCGCTGAGCATCAAAACTGATGGTAACATCGATGATGCCAACTCCGAGCTGCGCGCCACTATCAAGCAGATCTGGAAGCGTACCAATCCGAAGCTTCTGGATCAGGTGGTACCACCGCCGGGCAACGATGACGAGGTGACCGTCGGCAAGTTCTACGCCACATATCTAATTCAGGACTACTTCCGGCGCTTCAAGAAGCGCAAGGAACAGGAGGGCAAGGAGGGTCATCCGGACAGCAATACAGTCACGCTGCAGGCCGGCTTGCGAACCCTACACGAAGTGTCCCCAGCTCTCAAGAGAGCCATCTCGGGCAATCTCGACGAGCTGGACCAGGAGCCGGAGCCCATGCATCGT CGCCACCATACGCTTTTTGGCAGCGTGTGGTCATCGATCCGCCGACATGGAAACGGAACCTTCAGGCGAGGTGCCAAGGCCACTGCTTCGCAGAGCAATGGAGCCTTGGCGATCGGTGGATCAGCTTCCGCAGCCTTGGGTGTGGGCGGTAGCTCACTGGTCCTGGGGACCGTCGATCCCGCTGGCGGGGATTATCTATACGACACCTTGAACCGCAGCGTAGCCGACGGAGTGAACAATATAACGCGGAACATAATGCAGGCACGTTTGGCGGCAGCCGGAAAGCTGCAGGACGAACTGCAGGGGGCAGGGAGTGGCGGAGAGCTAAGGACATTCGGCGAGAGCATATCCATGCGACCGCTGGCGAAAAATGGAGGCGGAGCGGCCACTGTGGCCGGAACACTGCCGCCTGAGGCGAATGCCATTAACTATGA CAACCGCAATCGTGGTATTTTATTGCATCCATATAACAATG TCTACGCACCCAATGGTGCTCTTCCTGGCCACGAACGCATGATCCAATCGACACCAGCTAGTCCCTACGATCAGCGTCGTTTACCAACTTCATCTGATATGAACGGCCTAGCCGAATCATTGATTGGAGGG GTACTCGCCGCTGAGGGATTGGGTAAATACTGCGACTCCGAGTTCGTGGGGACTGCTGCACGGGAGATGCGCGAGGCGCTGGACATGACGCCCGAGGAAATGAACCTGGCCGCCCACCAGATCCTCTCGAACGAGCATTCGCTGAGTCTGATCGGCAGTAGCAATGGGAGCATCTTCGGTGGATCCGCCGGTGGCCTGGGAGGGGCTGGTTCTGGAGGTGGGTTGGGCGGTAGCAGCAGCATTCGCAACGCCTTCGGCGGAAGCGGAAGTGGCCCGTCCTCGCTGTCGCCGCAGCATCAGCCTTACTCGGGCACTCTGAACTCACCACCGATTCCGGATAATCGTCTGAGACGTGTTGCCACAGTCACGaccacaaacaataacaataagtCCCAAGTTAGCCAAAACAACTCGAGTAGCTTAAATGTTAGAGCTAATGCCAATAGCCAAATGAACATGTCACCAACTGCACAACCTGTGCAGCAACAATCGCCGCAAAGAGGACTGGGCAATCCCAACTACTCCTCATAG